In the genome of Streptomyces racemochromogenes, one region contains:
- a CDS encoding beta-ketoacyl-[acyl-carrier-protein] synthase family protein: MSDRTAATGRRPAARHRVVITGLGVVTSIGTGVDAFAEGLRGGRSGAKPISAFDTTGFAHSNACEITDFEPEAWLRELPADELGRAAQFAVAGARMAVADGGLTEADVRARRSLVSVGTTDGESRDLDHLTGLQVAQGEDTLDPVVARRVWPGRLSAGIVRELGLEDVETVTVPTACAAGNYAVGYGYDAISSGDVEMALCGGADALCRKTFTGFYRLGTIAPDVCRPFDADRQGILTGEGAGILLMESLESALARGARIYAEVLGYGLSCDASHPVAPDRDSIARCITAAHANAGITPADVDFISAHGTGTRANDVTEVGAIRQVFGEDLPRTVSIKSMIGHTMGAASALASAACALALREGFIPPTINHRTTDPECGVDCVPNEAVEADLKVVQNNGLAFGGNNAVLVLGHWEDERSAVA, encoded by the coding sequence GTGAGCGACCGGACGGCCGCGACGGGGCGGCGACCCGCCGCCCGGCACCGGGTGGTGATCACGGGTCTCGGTGTCGTGACGAGCATCGGCACGGGCGTCGACGCCTTCGCCGAGGGCCTGCGGGGCGGACGCAGCGGGGCCAAGCCCATCAGCGCGTTCGACACCACCGGCTTCGCCCATTCCAACGCCTGCGAGATCACCGACTTCGAGCCGGAGGCCTGGCTGCGCGAGCTGCCGGCCGACGAGCTCGGCCGGGCCGCCCAGTTCGCGGTCGCCGGGGCCCGCATGGCGGTGGCCGACGGCGGACTCACCGAGGCGGACGTCCGGGCCAGGCGCTCCCTGGTCTCGGTCGGCACCACCGACGGCGAGTCCCGCGACCTCGACCACCTCACCGGGCTCCAGGTCGCCCAGGGCGAGGACACCCTCGACCCGGTGGTCGCCCGGCGCGTCTGGCCGGGCCGGCTCTCCGCCGGGATCGTCCGCGAACTGGGCCTGGAGGACGTCGAGACGGTCACCGTCCCGACCGCCTGCGCCGCCGGCAACTACGCCGTCGGCTACGGCTACGACGCCATCAGCTCCGGCGACGTGGAGATGGCCCTGTGCGGCGGCGCCGACGCCCTGTGCCGCAAGACGTTCACCGGCTTCTACCGGCTCGGCACCATCGCCCCCGACGTGTGCCGGCCCTTCGACGCCGACCGGCAGGGCATCCTCACCGGCGAGGGCGCCGGCATCCTGCTGATGGAGTCCCTGGAATCCGCCCTGGCCCGCGGCGCCCGGATCTACGCCGAGGTCCTCGGGTACGGGCTGTCCTGCGACGCCAGCCACCCGGTCGCCCCCGACCGGGACTCGATCGCCCGCTGCATCACCGCCGCGCACGCCAACGCCGGCATCACCCCCGCCGACGTGGACTTCATCTCCGCGCACGGTACGGGCACCAGGGCCAACGACGTCACCGAGGTCGGCGCGATCCGCCAGGTGTTCGGCGAGGACCTGCCCCGCACCGTCTCCATCAAGTCGATGATCGGCCACACCATGGGCGCCGCCAGCGCCCTGGCCTCAGCGGCCTGCGCCCTCGCCCTGCGCGAGGGGTTCATCCCGCCGACGATCAACCACCGCACCACCGACCCCGAGTGCGGCGTGGACTGCGTACCGAACGAGGCCGTCGAAGCCGACCTCAAGGTCGTGCAGAACAACGGACTCGCCTTCGGCGGCAACAACGCCGTGCTGGTCCTCGGCCACTGGGAAGACGAGAGGAGCGCCGTCGCATGA
- a CDS encoding acyl carrier protein gives MTTQIATLDAERKEQIKEIVCDILELDLDEVTETSLFKEEHDADSLRTIEILASLERVFGITLEQAELSRMVNLVGVYAVIAEAEGK, from the coding sequence ATGACCACCCAGATCGCCACCCTCGACGCCGAGCGCAAGGAGCAGATCAAGGAGATCGTCTGCGACATCCTGGAACTCGACCTCGACGAGGTGACCGAGACCAGCCTCTTCAAGGAGGAGCACGACGCCGACTCCCTGCGCACCATCGAGATCCTCGCCTCGCTGGAGCGCGTCTTCGGCATCACGCTGGAGCAGGCCGAGCTCAGCCGCATGGTCAACCTGGTCGGCGTGTACGCCGTGATCGCGGAGGCCGAGGGCAAGTGA
- the sbnA gene encoding 2,3-diaminopropionate biosynthesis protein SbnA: MPYDEGTKGILSTVGGTPLIELERLLPGLGSRVFAKVERFNPGGSIKDRSALSMVLARIRSGELVPGTSTVIESSSGNLAIGLAQICGYFGLRFICVVDARTTRQNVAILRAYGAEVEVVVDPDPVTGELLPARLRRVADLVAETPDAYWPDQYSNPLNPVAHQNTMREIAEALDGRVDQLVVAAGTSGTLGGCAEYIRRHGMNTTVNAVDAIGSVLFAPPERVTRLIPGHGASVVPRLLRPSDADRVIHVGDLDCVVGCRRLVRQEAVLAGGSSGAVVAALERIAPDIIPGSNVVLVLPDGGDRYLETIYDDDWVRRQFGEVSHLWKDPQPAVTPHLVDIGHG; the protein is encoded by the coding sequence ATGCCGTACGACGAAGGGACGAAGGGAATCCTCTCGACAGTGGGAGGAACACCGCTCATCGAACTGGAGCGTTTGCTGCCGGGCCTCGGCTCGCGGGTGTTCGCGAAGGTGGAGCGGTTCAATCCCGGAGGAAGTATCAAAGACCGCTCGGCACTCTCCATGGTGCTGGCGCGCATCAGGTCCGGGGAACTCGTCCCGGGCACATCCACGGTGATCGAGTCGAGTTCGGGCAATCTCGCGATCGGGCTCGCCCAGATCTGCGGCTATTTCGGCCTGCGCTTCATCTGCGTCGTCGACGCCCGCACGACCCGGCAGAACGTGGCGATCCTGCGGGCCTACGGGGCCGAGGTCGAGGTCGTCGTCGACCCCGACCCGGTCACCGGCGAGCTGCTGCCCGCCCGGCTGCGGCGGGTCGCCGACCTCGTCGCCGAGACCCCCGACGCCTACTGGCCCGACCAGTACTCCAACCCGCTCAACCCGGTCGCCCACCAGAACACGATGCGCGAGATCGCCGAGGCCCTCGACGGCCGCGTCGACCAGCTCGTCGTGGCCGCGGGCACCAGCGGAACCCTGGGCGGCTGCGCCGAGTACATCCGCCGGCACGGGATGAACACCACCGTCAACGCGGTCGACGCCATCGGCAGCGTGCTGTTCGCCCCGCCCGAGCGCGTCACCCGGCTGATCCCGGGACACGGCGCCTCGGTCGTGCCCCGGCTGCTGCGCCCCTCGGACGCGGACCGGGTCATCCACGTCGGCGACCTCGACTGCGTCGTGGGCTGCCGCCGCCTGGTGCGCCAGGAAGCGGTGCTGGCCGGCGGCTCCTCGGGGGCCGTGGTCGCCGCCCTGGAGCGGATCGCCCCGGACATCATCCCGGGCTCCAACGTGGTCCTCGTCCTGCCCGACGGCGGCGACCGCTACCTGGAGACGATCTACGACGACGACTGGGTGCGCCGCCAGTTCGGCGAGGTCTCCCACCTGTGGAAGGACCCGCAGCCGGCCGTCACGCCCCACCTCGTGGATATAGGCCACGGATAG
- a CDS encoding tryptophan halogenase family protein, with the protein MTGTDSRIQKVVILGGGTAGWMTAAYLGKALQGTVDITVLEAPAIPRIGVGEATVPNLHKVLFDYLGIAEEEWMRECNASFKMAVRFVNWRTGGQGQPDARELENGGPDHFYHPFGILPDSDNVPMSHYWAKRKLEGLTEEPFDYACFREPPVMDAKKSPKWLDGTPSTRYAWHFDAALVADFLRRFATEKQGVHHVQDEMTHAEKDERGFVKALHTKAGRVLDADLFVDCSGFRGLLINQALEEPFIDMSDHLLCDSAVATAVPHDDEANGIEPYTSAIAMSSGWTWKIPMLGRFGSGYVYSSKFTTKEEATREFSALWGLDPETTKFNHVKFRVGRNRRAWVNNVVSIGLSSAFLEPLESTGIYFITAAIYQLAKHFPDRTFNPELANSFNHEIEVMFDDTRDFIQAHFYYAPRNDTPFWRANKELTLPKNIQEKISAYKAGLAINSPIADESTYYGNFEAEFRNFWTNGSYYCVFAGLGLEPDAPLPILAHKPDSVAGAEALFGKVKQEQNHLLDTLPSTYDYLRKLHG; encoded by the coding sequence ATGACCGGCACCGACTCGCGCATTCAGAAAGTCGTCATCCTGGGCGGCGGCACCGCCGGCTGGATGACCGCCGCTTATCTCGGGAAGGCCCTGCAGGGCACCGTGGACATCACGGTCCTGGAGGCGCCGGCGATTCCGCGGATCGGTGTCGGCGAGGCCACCGTCCCGAACCTCCACAAGGTCCTCTTCGACTACCTCGGCATCGCCGAGGAGGAGTGGATGCGGGAGTGCAACGCCAGCTTCAAGATGGCGGTGCGGTTCGTGAACTGGAGAACCGGCGGCCAGGGCCAGCCCGACGCGCGTGAGCTGGAGAACGGCGGCCCGGACCACTTCTACCACCCGTTCGGCATCCTGCCCGACAGCGACAACGTCCCGATGTCGCACTACTGGGCCAAGCGGAAGCTGGAGGGCCTGACCGAGGAGCCGTTCGACTACGCGTGCTTCCGCGAGCCCCCGGTGATGGACGCGAAGAAGTCCCCGAAGTGGCTCGACGGCACCCCGTCCACCCGCTACGCCTGGCACTTCGACGCCGCGCTGGTCGCCGACTTCCTGCGCCGCTTCGCCACCGAGAAGCAGGGCGTCCACCACGTCCAGGACGAGATGACGCACGCCGAGAAGGACGAGCGCGGCTTCGTCAAAGCCCTGCACACCAAGGCCGGCCGGGTGCTGGACGCCGACCTGTTCGTGGACTGCTCCGGCTTCCGCGGCCTGCTCATCAACCAGGCGCTGGAAGAGCCGTTCATCGACATGAGCGACCACCTGCTGTGCGACAGCGCCGTCGCCACCGCCGTCCCGCACGACGACGAGGCGAACGGCATCGAGCCGTACACCTCCGCCATCGCGATGTCCTCCGGCTGGACCTGGAAGATCCCGATGCTGGGCCGTTTCGGCTCCGGTTACGTCTACTCCAGCAAGTTCACGACGAAGGAGGAGGCGACCAGGGAATTCAGCGCCCTGTGGGGCCTGGACCCGGAGACGACGAAGTTCAACCACGTGAAGTTCCGGGTCGGCCGCAACCGCCGCGCCTGGGTGAACAACGTCGTCAGCATCGGCCTCTCCTCCGCTTTCCTGGAGCCGCTGGAATCGACGGGCATCTACTTCATCACCGCGGCCATCTACCAGCTCGCCAAGCACTTCCCGGACCGCACCTTCAACCCGGAGCTGGCGAACAGCTTCAACCACGAGATCGAGGTGATGTTCGACGACACCCGCGACTTCATCCAGGCGCACTTCTACTACGCGCCGCGCAACGACACGCCGTTCTGGCGGGCCAACAAGGAGCTGACCCTCCCGAAGAACATCCAGGAGAAGATCTCCGCCTACAAGGCCGGCCTGGCCATCAATTCGCCGATCGCGGACGAGTCCACGTACTACGGCAACTTCGAGGCGGAATTCCGCAACTTCTGGACCAACGGCAGCTACTACTGCGTCTTCGCCGGCCTCGGCCTGGAGCCGGACGCCCCGCTGCCGATCCTCGCCCACAAGCCCGATTCGGTGGCCGGCGCCGAGGCCCTGTTCGGCAAGGTCAAGCAGGAGCAGAACCACCTCCTCGACACCCTCCCCAGCACGTACGACTACCTCCGCAAGCTGCACGGCTAG
- a CDS encoding flavin reductase family protein, with translation MTATSQPSPSARTAPIAPSAPTVRAGLSDAAEADIRPLMSAFPSGVSVITTIGADSEPRGMTCSSLASVALSPPTVVLCLRTASPTVQAVLETGHVAVNLLHENARPVSDLFASGAPDRFERVEWRLPLGAGGPHLAGSSHAIADGEVTQAVEFGDHTAVFVRISRVSLHDGEEPLLYGKRRYARWTDATAVPGPPAAAPPLPAIPAPLAAPSDREGAAGVRP, from the coding sequence ATGACAGCCACCTCGCAGCCGTCCCCGTCCGCCCGCACCGCCCCGATCGCCCCGAGCGCCCCCACCGTCCGCGCCGGTCTGTCCGACGCGGCCGAAGCCGACATCAGGCCCCTGATGTCGGCCTTCCCCTCCGGCGTCTCGGTGATCACCACGATCGGCGCGGACTCCGAGCCGCGCGGCATGACGTGCAGCTCGCTCGCCAGCGTCGCCCTCTCCCCGCCCACCGTGGTGCTGTGCCTGCGCACCGCGAGCCCGACCGTCCAGGCCGTCCTGGAGACCGGGCACGTGGCCGTCAACCTGCTCCACGAGAACGCCCGCCCCGTCTCCGACCTGTTCGCCTCGGGCGCCCCCGACCGCTTCGAGCGCGTCGAGTGGCGGCTGCCGCTGGGCGCCGGCGGCCCGCACCTGGCCGGGTCCTCGCACGCCATCGCCGACGGCGAGGTCACCCAGGCCGTCGAGTTCGGCGACCACACCGCCGTGTTCGTCCGGATCAGCCGGGTCTCGCTGCACGACGGCGAGGAGCCCCTGCTGTACGGCAAGCGCCGCTACGCCCGCTGGACCGACGCCACGGCCGTCCCCGGCCCGCCCGCGGCGGCCCCTCCCCTACCGGCGATACCCGCCCCGCTCGCCGCCCCGTCGGACCGGGAAGGAGCCGCCGGTGTCCGCCCGTGA
- a CDS encoding cation:proton antiporter codes for MSARDPLPDLLIAIPAVIIACKAGAMLFRRIGQPPVVGEIAVGILLGPSLLGWLWPGAQAWLFPGTVLPFTGAFGNIGLLAFMFLVGLELNLSALRGHSRTAIGVSQASIALPLVLGSGLALLMYDTMAPKGVTKLAFVLFIAVSMSITAFPVLARILTDRGLYHTRIGALAMACAAVDDVTAWCLLAAVVAVSTSSSPVEAATTAALAALFLAFMIYAVRPLLAKWAVRAARTVDSVVLVVLFSGLCLSAFTTDKIGVHALFGAFVFGVITPRGSRVIELCAARLRAFTIPILLPLFFVNTGLKTDVGLVAADPMMLLWAGAVMVVAFLGKWGGSTAAARATGQSWRDAMSIGALMNCRGLTELVVLNLGLELGVIGPELFTMLVLMALLTTTITSPALSWIRRGVSPGKEAADTAEGPLVHEPVRLPAKAAALSP; via the coding sequence GTGTCCGCCCGTGACCCGCTGCCCGATCTGCTGATCGCGATCCCCGCCGTCATCATCGCGTGCAAGGCCGGCGCGATGCTCTTCCGCCGGATCGGTCAGCCGCCGGTGGTCGGCGAGATCGCCGTCGGCATCCTGCTGGGCCCCTCGCTGCTCGGCTGGCTGTGGCCCGGAGCCCAGGCATGGCTGTTCCCCGGGACGGTCCTGCCGTTCACCGGGGCCTTCGGAAACATCGGTCTGCTGGCGTTCATGTTCCTGGTGGGCCTGGAACTCAACCTCTCGGCCCTGCGCGGGCACAGCCGTACCGCCATCGGCGTCAGCCAGGCGAGCATCGCGCTCCCGCTGGTCCTCGGCTCGGGCCTGGCACTGCTGATGTACGACACGATGGCCCCGAAGGGGGTCACCAAGCTCGCGTTCGTGCTGTTCATCGCCGTGTCCATGAGCATCACGGCCTTCCCCGTGCTCGCCCGGATCCTCACCGACCGGGGGCTCTACCACACCCGGATCGGCGCGCTGGCCATGGCCTGCGCGGCGGTGGACGACGTGACCGCCTGGTGCCTGCTGGCCGCGGTCGTCGCCGTCAGCACCAGCAGCTCCCCCGTCGAGGCGGCGACGACGGCGGCCCTCGCGGCCCTGTTCCTGGCCTTCATGATCTACGCGGTCCGGCCGCTGCTCGCCAAGTGGGCCGTACGGGCCGCCCGCACGGTGGACTCCGTCGTCCTGGTGGTGCTGTTCAGCGGTCTGTGCCTGTCGGCCTTCACCACCGACAAGATCGGCGTGCACGCCCTGTTCGGCGCCTTCGTCTTCGGGGTGATCACCCCGCGCGGCTCGCGGGTAATCGAGCTGTGCGCGGCCCGGCTGCGGGCCTTCACCATCCCCATCCTGCTGCCGCTGTTCTTCGTCAACACCGGCCTGAAGACCGATGTGGGGCTGGTGGCCGCCGACCCGATGATGCTGCTGTGGGCCGGCGCCGTCATGGTCGTGGCCTTCCTCGGCAAGTGGGGCGGCAGCACGGCGGCAGCCCGGGCCACCGGCCAGTCCTGGCGGGACGCCATGTCGATCGGGGCGCTGATGAACTGCCGCGGCCTGACCGAGCTGGTGGTGCTGAACCTGGGGCTGGAGCTGGGGGTGATCGGGCCCGAGCTGTTCACGATGCTCGTCCTGATGGCCCTGCTCACCACCACGATCACCTCGCCCGCCCTGTCCTGGATCCGCCGGGGCGTGTCCCCGGGCAAGGAGGCCGCCGACACGGCCGAGGGGCCGCTGGTCCACGAGCCGGTACGGCTGCCGGCGAAGGCGGCCGCCCTCTCGCCCTGA
- the trpD gene encoding anthranilate phosphoribosyltransferase — protein sequence MTTARPEPAREARSWPALLDTLLAGRDLAPADTAWAMDRVMSGEATDAQLAGFLVALRGKGETVGELEGLVRAMLHHAVPLDVPGATVDVVGTGGDGARTVNISTMSAIVAAGAGARVVKHGNRASSSASGSADVLEALGVRLRLEPARVAALVEEAGITFCFAPDFHPSMRHAAAVRKQLGIPTVFNALGPLTNPARPTAQAVGVADARLLPLIAGVLARRGGSALVFRGDDGLDELSVTTTSTVLSVEGGRVREESFDPRDAGIAPAPVDALRGGDAAHNAEVARRLFAGGERGPVRDAVLLSAAAALAAAEPSRGRTVTERLREGIAAAAAALDSGAAEAVLERWARAAAGHAGAPLAAAGR from the coding sequence GTGACCACCGCCAGACCAGAACCCGCCCGCGAAGCGCGCAGCTGGCCCGCCTTGCTGGACACCCTGCTCGCCGGCCGAGACCTGGCCCCCGCCGACACGGCCTGGGCCATGGACCGGGTGATGAGCGGCGAGGCCACCGACGCCCAGCTCGCCGGCTTCCTGGTCGCCCTGCGGGGCAAGGGGGAGACGGTCGGTGAACTGGAGGGCCTGGTACGGGCCATGCTCCACCACGCGGTACCCCTCGACGTCCCCGGCGCCACGGTCGACGTGGTCGGCACGGGCGGTGACGGGGCCCGGACCGTCAACATCTCGACCATGTCGGCGATCGTCGCGGCCGGCGCCGGCGCCCGGGTCGTCAAGCACGGCAACCGGGCGTCGAGTTCGGCCTCGGGCTCGGCGGACGTGCTGGAGGCCCTGGGCGTGCGGCTGCGCCTGGAGCCGGCGCGGGTGGCCGCCCTCGTGGAGGAGGCCGGGATCACCTTCTGCTTCGCCCCCGACTTCCACCCGTCCATGAGGCACGCCGCCGCGGTCCGCAAGCAGCTGGGGATCCCGACCGTCTTCAACGCGCTCGGGCCGCTGACCAACCCGGCCCGGCCGACCGCCCAGGCGGTCGGCGTGGCGGACGCGCGGCTGCTCCCGCTGATCGCCGGGGTGCTGGCCCGCCGGGGCGGCAGCGCCCTGGTGTTCCGCGGGGACGACGGCCTCGACGAGCTCAGCGTCACCACCACCTCGACCGTGCTCAGCGTCGAGGGGGGAAGGGTCCGGGAGGAGTCCTTCGACCCCCGCGACGCGGGCATCGCGCCCGCCCCGGTGGACGCCCTGCGCGGCGGGGACGCCGCGCACAACGCGGAGGTGGCCCGGCGGCTGTTCGCCGGCGGGGAGCGGGGTCCGGTGCGCGACGCGGTGCTGCTCTCGGCCGCGGCCGCGCTGGCCGCGGCCGAGCCGTCCCGGGGCCGCACGGTCACCGAGCGGCTGCGCGAGGGGATCGCCGCCGCTGCGGCCGCCCTGGACTCGGGGGCCGCGGAGGCGGTCCTGGAGCGCTGGGCGCGGGCGGCCGCCGGACACGCCGGAGCGCCGCTCGCCGCCGCCGGGCGGTGA
- a CDS encoding class II 3-deoxy-7-phosphoheptulonate synthase, protein MTQEPRRSDLVEHVDSWRARPAAQQPEWPDPAALAEVRERLRESVPLVVAAECEQLKYRLGAVARGEAFLLQGGDCAETFADVREDSVRRKVQTLLQMALVLQYAASVPVVKIGRMAGQYAKPRSKPTETRGGLTLPAYRGDAVNGFPFEAAERTPDPDRLLRMHRAASGTINLVRAFTTGGYADLRQAHAWNQDFVARSPVGERYAALATQIDQALNFMRACGADERIQHAVEFYVSHEGLLLEYEEPLVREDPATGRRYATSGHMLWIGERTRDLDGAHVEFFSKIANPVAVKLGPTTDSDTVLRLIDRLDPEREPGRLTFVVRMGAGQVRDRLPELVEKTAAEGAPVAWVSDPMHGNTFEAPSGLKTRRFDDIVDEVKGFFEVHRELGTHPGGVHLEFTGGDVTECVGGGEEVSLDGLSERYESTCDPRLNRTQSLDLAFLVAEMYRER, encoded by the coding sequence ATGACGCAGGAGCCTCGAAGGAGCGATCTCGTGGAGCACGTCGATTCCTGGCGGGCCCGGCCCGCCGCACAACAGCCCGAATGGCCCGACCCCGCCGCCCTGGCCGAGGTACGGGAACGACTGCGCGAGTCCGTCCCGCTCGTGGTCGCCGCCGAGTGCGAGCAGCTCAAGTACCGGCTCGGCGCCGTCGCCCGGGGCGAGGCCTTCCTGCTCCAGGGCGGGGACTGCGCCGAGACCTTCGCGGACGTCCGCGAGGACTCGGTACGGCGCAAGGTGCAGACCCTGCTGCAGATGGCGCTCGTCCTCCAGTACGCCGCCTCCGTGCCGGTCGTCAAGATCGGCCGGATGGCGGGCCAGTACGCCAAACCCCGGTCCAAGCCCACCGAGACCCGCGGCGGGCTGACCCTGCCGGCCTACCGGGGCGACGCCGTCAACGGCTTCCCCTTCGAGGCGGCCGAGCGCACCCCCGACCCCGACCGGCTGCTGCGGATGCACCGGGCCGCCTCCGGCACGATCAACCTCGTCCGCGCCTTCACCACCGGCGGCTACGCCGACCTGCGCCAGGCGCACGCCTGGAACCAGGACTTCGTGGCCCGCTCGCCCGTCGGCGAGCGCTACGCGGCGCTCGCCACCCAGATCGACCAGGCCCTCAACTTCATGCGGGCCTGCGGGGCCGACGAACGCATCCAGCACGCCGTGGAGTTCTACGTCAGCCACGAGGGCCTGCTCCTGGAGTACGAGGAACCGCTGGTCCGGGAGGACCCGGCGACCGGCCGGCGCTACGCGACCAGCGGGCACATGCTCTGGATCGGGGAGCGCACCCGGGACCTGGACGGCGCCCACGTGGAGTTCTTCTCGAAGATCGCCAACCCGGTCGCGGTCAAGCTCGGCCCGACGACGGACTCCGACACCGTCCTGCGGCTGATCGACCGGCTGGACCCCGAGCGCGAGCCCGGCCGGCTCACCTTCGTCGTCCGGATGGGCGCCGGACAGGTGCGCGACCGGCTGCCCGAGCTGGTGGAGAAGACGGCCGCGGAGGGCGCGCCGGTGGCCTGGGTGAGCGATCCCATGCACGGCAACACCTTCGAGGCGCCGTCGGGCCTCAAGACCCGCCGCTTCGACGACATCGTCGACGAGGTGAAGGGCTTCTTCGAGGTCCACCGCGAGCTCGGGACGCATCCCGGGGGCGTGCACCTGGAATTCACCGGGGGCGACGTCACGGAATGCGTGGGAGGCGGTGAGGAGGTGAGCCTGGACGGGCTGAGCGAACGCTATGAGTCCACTTGTGACCCCCGGCTCAACCGCACCCAGTCGCTGGACCTCGCATTCCTGGTCGCCGAGATGTACCGGGAACGCTGA
- a CDS encoding anthranilate synthase component II, translated as MKVLLVDAYDSFTHIIDQYLRTLGADTEVVRSRTESPDELAARLPDAVVLGPGPGHPAESGHVELVHRFAGRVPLLGICLGHQAIGLAYGGRVQVADRLKHGKTSEVAHDGAGVFAGLGETMTATRYHSLIVAEPLPQELLATAHAVDDGYVMGLRHRTLAVEGVQFHPESITTVGGMPLLRNFLTGARTRPAGTLAG; from the coding sequence GTGAAGGTCCTGCTCGTCGACGCCTACGACAGCTTCACCCACATCATCGACCAGTACCTGCGCACCCTCGGCGCCGACACCGAGGTCGTCCGCTCCCGCACCGAGAGCCCCGACGAGCTCGCCGCGCGGCTGCCGGACGCCGTGGTCCTGGGCCCCGGCCCGGGCCACCCGGCCGAGTCCGGCCACGTCGAGCTGGTGCACCGGTTCGCCGGACGGGTCCCCCTGCTGGGCATCTGCCTGGGCCACCAGGCCATCGGCCTGGCCTACGGGGGCCGCGTCCAGGTCGCCGACCGGCTCAAGCACGGCAAGACCAGCGAGGTCGCCCACGACGGGGCCGGGGTCTTCGCCGGGCTCGGCGAGACGATGACGGCGACCCGCTACCACTCCCTCATCGTCGCCGAACCCCTGCCGCAGGAGCTGCTCGCCACCGCGCACGCCGTCGACGACGGCTACGTGATGGGCCTGCGCCACCGCACCCTCGCGGTCGAAGGGGTGCAGTTCCACCCCGAGTCCATCACCACCGTCGGCGGCATGCCGCTGCTGCGGAACTTCCTCACCGGAGCACGGACCCGCCCGGCCGGCACCCTCGCCGGATGA
- a CDS encoding anthranilate synthase component I family protein: MTTLLDTATRAPAAHGRRPLPVRIEETALDPHPPIELYEALRARFGEDVFLLESLESPEFDGNSAVVGFGRLAELRIRAGRISAVGAAPVLAELSRVADGLGLAAGPGGDRIFERPGQVWDVLRAVQSRFDVDSTRPDYAFGFLATIGYGAAWYMEDLPVREHTDEGAPDLVLTLFQDTVWYDLDAGTAVRLAARSEAFGPDGGPAARTDLAGIVERLTSGMTEPAGRVPAAPAPRAVRDSTDEEAFRAHVERCLRHIGVGDIYQIQIGHRIEVDTDLTPLDVYRRLRGRNPSPYMYLVPRDGSTLIGASPEVLFRTEGDRIVMRPIAGTTPRSGDPAVDGPRVEALLASEKERAEHVMLVDLCRNDIGRVCLPTTLDAPQLMTVETFSHVFHLVSTVEGSLAPGEDTWSSLAATFPAGTVTGAPKIRAMEIISELESEPRDMYAGAVGLVDVRGWSRLALCIRTVTHDGTAYSTQSCAGIVADSSPAAEWHETLHKMGAAYWALTGEELLP, from the coding sequence GTGACCACACTGCTCGACACCGCCACTCGGGCGCCGGCCGCACACGGCCGGCGCCCCCTCCCCGTCCGGATCGAGGAGACCGCCCTCGACCCGCACCCCCCGATCGAGCTGTACGAGGCCCTGCGGGCGCGGTTCGGGGAGGACGTCTTCCTCCTGGAGTCCCTGGAGAGCCCCGAGTTCGACGGGAACTCCGCCGTCGTCGGCTTCGGCCGCCTCGCCGAGCTGCGCATCCGCGCCGGGCGGATCTCCGCCGTCGGCGCGGCGCCCGTACTGGCCGAGCTGTCCCGGGTCGCCGACGGGCTGGGGCTGGCCGCCGGCCCCGGAGGCGACCGGATCTTCGAACGTCCCGGGCAGGTCTGGGACGTGCTGCGCGCCGTCCAGTCCCGCTTCGACGTCGACAGCACCCGCCCCGACTACGCCTTCGGCTTCCTCGCCACCATCGGTTACGGCGCCGCCTGGTACATGGAGGACCTGCCCGTCCGGGAGCACACCGACGAGGGCGCCCCCGACCTGGTCCTGACCCTGTTCCAGGACACCGTCTGGTACGACCTGGACGCCGGCACGGCCGTCCGGCTGGCGGCCCGCAGCGAGGCCTTCGGCCCCGACGGGGGCCCCGCCGCCCGTACCGACCTGGCCGGCATCGTCGAGCGGCTGACCTCCGGGATGACCGAGCCCGCCGGCCGCGTCCCGGCCGCCCCCGCCCCGCGCGCCGTGCGCGACAGCACCGACGAGGAGGCGTTCCGCGCCCACGTGGAGCGCTGCCTGCGGCACATCGGCGTCGGCGACATCTACCAGATCCAGATCGGCCACCGCATCGAGGTCGACACCGACCTCACCCCGCTCGACGTCTACCGGCGGCTGCGCGGACGCAACCCGTCCCCGTACATGTACCTCGTCCCGCGCGACGGCTCCACGCTGATCGGCGCCAGCCCCGAGGTGCTCTTCCGCACCGAGGGCGACCGCATCGTCATGCGCCCCATCGCCGGCACCACCCCCCGCAGCGGCGACCCCGCCGTGGACGGGCCGCGCGTCGAGGCCCTGCTCGCCAGCGAGAAGGAGCGGGCCGAGCACGTGATGCTGGTCGACCTGTGCCGCAACGACATCGGCCGGGTCTGCCTGCCCACCACCCTCGACGCCCCCCAGCTGATGACGGTCGAGACCTTCAGCCACGTCTTCCACCTGGTCTCCACCGTCGAGGGCAGCCTCGCCCCCGGCGAGGACACCTGGTCCTCGCTGGCCGCGACCTTCCCCGCCGGGACGGTCACCGGCGCCCCCAAGATCCGCGCCATGGAGATCATCTCCGAACTGGAGTCCGAACCGCGCGACATGTACGCCGGCGCCGTCGGCCTCGTCGACGTGCGCGGCTGGTCCCGCCTGGCCCTGTGCATCCGCACGGTCACCCACGACGGAACGGCCTACTCCACCCAGAGCTGCGCCGGCATCGTCGCCGACTCCTCGCCCGCCGCCGAGTGGCACGAGACCCTGCACAAGATGGGAGCGGCCTACTGGGCGCTCACCGGTGAGGAGCTGCTGCCGTGA